A genomic window from Treponema maltophilum ATCC 51939 includes:
- a CDS encoding phosphoglycerate dehydrogenase, translating into MYKIQTLNKISPKGLELFPRDLYEAASEIPNPDALIVRSADMHTMNIPPSVKAVARAGAGTNNIPVAALTERGVAVFNTPGANANAVKELTVAALLFSSRPVIAANRWTENLRGGADIPGAAEKGKAQFIGPELRGKRLGVIGLGAIGVMVANAAVDLGMRVIGYDPFISVDSAWSLNKDVKKAENLDSLLSRCDYISLHIPQTADTKGLINAERLKIVKRGVRILNFARGGLVVNADMCAAVKDGRVACFVTDFPDEELLGVENIICLPHLGASTPEAEENCAVMAVTELRDFMEKGTVENSVNFPKCKIEGDIPAGGTRLCIANKNIPNMVGQITTVLAEAHHNIFAMINQNRAELAYNIIDIEGIPAAEVAEKISTIEGIISVRLITNAENSIKTI; encoded by the coding sequence ATGTACAAAATACAAACCTTAAACAAAATATCGCCCAAGGGGCTTGAACTGTTTCCGCGCGATTTGTATGAAGCGGCATCGGAAATTCCGAATCCCGACGCTCTTATCGTGCGTTCGGCCGATATGCATACGATGAATATTCCGCCGAGCGTAAAAGCCGTTGCGCGCGCCGGCGCGGGAACGAACAACATTCCCGTTGCCGCTTTAACGGAGCGGGGTGTTGCGGTTTTCAATACGCCGGGTGCAAACGCAAACGCGGTAAAAGAACTGACCGTCGCGGCCCTGCTGTTTTCGAGCCGGCCCGTTATCGCGGCGAACCGCTGGACCGAAAACCTGCGCGGCGGCGCCGACATTCCCGGTGCGGCCGAAAAGGGCAAAGCGCAGTTTATCGGCCCCGAACTGCGGGGCAAGCGGCTGGGCGTAATCGGCTTGGGTGCGATCGGTGTAATGGTTGCAAACGCCGCCGTGGATTTGGGTATGCGCGTTATCGGCTACGATCCGTTTATTTCGGTCGATTCGGCGTGGTCGCTGAATAAAGACGTCAAAAAAGCGGAAAACCTCGACAGCTTATTGAGCCGCTGCGACTATATCAGTTTGCATATTCCGCAAACGGCCGACACAAAAGGGTTGATAAATGCCGAGCGTTTAAAAATCGTAAAGCGGGGCGTACGCATATTGAATTTTGCGCGCGGCGGCTTGGTGGTAAACGCCGATATGTGCGCCGCCGTAAAAGACGGCCGCGTTGCCTGCTTTGTAACCGATTTTCCCGACGAAGAACTTTTGGGCGTCGAAAATATTATTTGTCTTCCGCACTTGGGGGCATCCACTCCCGAAGCCGAAGAAAACTGCGCCGTTATGGCCGTTACCGAATTGCGCGATTTTATGGAAAAAGGTACCGTTGAAAATTCGGTCAATTTTCCCAAATGCAAAATCGAAGGCGACATTCCCGCCGGCGGCACCAGACTTTGCATCGCGAACAAAAACATTCCGAACATGGTAGGGCAAATCACGACCGTATTGGCCGAAGCGCACCACAATATTTTTGCGATGATAAATCAAAACCGCGCCGAACTTGCGTATAATATTATCGATATAGAAGGAATTCCCGCTGCGGAAGTTGCCGAAAAAATATCGACAATCGAAGGCATTATCAGCGTCCGGCTTATAACAAATGCGGAAAACAGTATAAAAACGATATAA